In a single window of the Aminomonas paucivorans DSM 12260 genome:
- a CDS encoding metal-dependent hydrolase, giving the protein MVQVRFLGHAAFSLEAPGFRGLIDPFLTGNPVASASADSFRELDWIFLTHGHGDHVGDGVALAKRTGATVVCNFDLAQLLEREGVSTRGMYFAGRTKMPFGWVKMVPAWHGSGFSRGNERVYGGVACGFLLEVEGARIYHAGDTGLTVEMQLLGEEKVDLALLPIGGYYVMDGEDAARAVRLIRPRMVVPMHYDTFPPIQADPEAFRALVGNDAEVRILKPGEALDLP; this is encoded by the coding sequence ATGGTGCAGGTTCGTTTTCTGGGACACGCGGCGTTCTCCTTGGAGGCCCCGGGGTTTCGGGGGCTCATCGATCCGTTCCTCACCGGGAACCCCGTGGCGTCCGCCTCGGCGGATTCCTTTCGGGAGCTGGACTGGATCTTCCTGACCCACGGCCACGGGGACCACGTGGGGGATGGGGTGGCCCTGGCGAAGCGGACGGGGGCCACGGTGGTGTGCAACTTCGATCTGGCCCAGCTCCTGGAGCGGGAGGGGGTCTCGACCCGGGGGATGTACTTCGCCGGGCGCACGAAGATGCCCTTCGGCTGGGTGAAGATGGTCCCCGCCTGGCACGGATCGGGGTTCAGCCGGGGGAACGAGCGGGTCTACGGAGGGGTGGCCTGCGGCTTTCTCCTGGAGGTGGAGGGCGCCCGGATCTACCACGCCGGGGACACGGGGCTCACCGTGGAGATGCAGCTCCTGGGGGAGGAGAAGGTGGACCTGGCCCTCCTGCCCATCGGAGGGTACTACGTCATGGACGGGGAGGACGCCGCCCGGGCGGTGCGCCTGATCCGGCCCCGGATGGTGGTGCCCATGCACTACGACACCTTCCCGCCCATCCAGGCGGATCCGGAGGCCTTCCGCGCCCTGGTGGGGAACGACGCGGAGGTGCGGATCCTGAAGCCCGGGGAGGCCCTGGACCTGCCCTGA
- a CDS encoding YiiX/YebB-like N1pC/P60 family cysteine hydrolase — protein MRGRRVLWSALLVLLFALPAGARDNGDRLLAHLVSLTDPESLELCLDDPPDEKGRVRHLSCVLTGGTFTGFRVEKVALEAFFLELSPPSAWGKGGRRFLDVRGALCTRMEVVLLEKDLREALTPYPCENYRLLPDLLPGKVSLRVRFTPHPLPFPSVAEVVARPALRGGRELWLEESRITLNGQDRTDAFREEFLRVQPFADLGDFGFPAALTDLCVDGEKLALSTRTLPGRAEGRVYRYERSPSPVPRRPEIGAVFRERLRDGDLLFVNGKAWRTKLVRLAEKSPPGASHVGVVRVLDGVPRVVHASPELGRMAIQSLEEFFAFEGVDFARVCRLADNPGAAEEASRRMEAYARRGVPFDDRYDAAEGDRLYCTEAIWRAFGAAGVDLAGDRWISLRNPIIRGRVLLPYALSRSPLLVEVSTFP, from the coding sequence ATGAGGGGGAGAAGGGTCCTGTGGTCGGCTCTGCTCGTCCTCCTGTTCGCCCTGCCCGCCGGGGCCCGGGACAACGGGGATCGGCTTTTGGCCCACCTGGTGTCCCTGACGGACCCGGAGTCCCTGGAACTGTGCCTGGACGATCCGCCCGACGAGAAGGGGAGGGTGCGCCACCTCTCCTGTGTCTTGACCGGAGGGACCTTCACGGGATTCCGGGTGGAGAAAGTGGCGCTGGAGGCCTTCTTCCTGGAACTGTCCCCCCCTTCCGCCTGGGGGAAGGGGGGGCGGCGCTTCCTCGACGTCCGGGGGGCCCTCTGCACCCGGATGGAAGTGGTCCTCCTGGAGAAGGATCTGAGAGAGGCCCTGACCCCGTACCCCTGCGAGAACTACCGTCTTCTCCCGGACCTGCTTCCCGGGAAAGTCTCCCTGCGGGTCCGCTTCACACCCCATCCCTTGCCCTTTCCCAGCGTGGCGGAGGTGGTGGCGAGGCCGGCTCTCCGAGGGGGACGGGAGCTCTGGCTGGAGGAGTCCCGCATCACCCTGAACGGGCAGGACCGGACCGATGCCTTCCGGGAGGAGTTCCTGCGGGTGCAGCCCTTCGCGGACCTGGGGGATTTCGGGTTCCCCGCAGCCCTGACGGATCTGTGCGTGGACGGGGAGAAGCTGGCCCTCTCCACCCGAACCCTTCCCGGACGGGCGGAAGGGCGGGTCTACCGGTACGAACGATCTCCCTCCCCGGTGCCGCGGCGTCCCGAGATCGGGGCGGTTTTTCGGGAACGCCTTCGCGACGGAGACCTGCTGTTCGTCAACGGCAAGGCGTGGCGGACCAAGCTGGTGCGCCTGGCGGAGAAGAGCCCCCCCGGGGCCTCTCACGTGGGAGTGGTGCGGGTTCTCGACGGGGTGCCCCGGGTGGTGCATGCCTCCCCCGAGTTGGGGCGGATGGCGATCCAGTCCTTGGAGGAGTTCTTCGCCTTCGAAGGGGTGGACTTCGCCCGAGTTTGCCGACTGGCGGACAACCCCGGGGCGGCGGAGGAGGCCAGCCGGCGGATGGAGGCCTACGCCCGAAGGGGAGTCCCCTTTGACGACCGGTACGACGCGGCCGAGGGGGACCGACTCTACTGTACCGAGGCCATCTGGCGGGCCTTCGGGGCTGCGGGGGTGGACCTGGCGGGGGACCGGTGGATTTCCTTGCGCAACCCCATCATCCGGGGGCGGGTGCTGCTGCCCTACGCCCTGAGCCGAAGCCCCCTCCTGGTGGAGGTGTCCACCTTTCCCTAG
- a CDS encoding MurR/RpiR family transcriptional regulator → MDSAQLQALMMGKIGDMPNKARRVAEYLLANMREAAFRSIGEVADELRVSKAQLVRVARMLGFSGYSELKDCLQKAILEQVNPAAMLAKAVNSQEDLPETIHRMEHANLDDTWTQLSPQNLTAFCDLVENARNLYCLGWGISSLVAESFQARLRVMGLNAFLLKRGTLTLQEQVRSAGEQDVLLVCELPSYVVEVTESVEAAHRQGTRVISITDSPAAPVCRFADLSLFVSAASPTFGSSIIGPLFLMHVLTSVLAVQLGDRSKTALEEQARFLHDERIFHPVFGLRY, encoded by the coding sequence ATGGACAGTGCCCAGCTGCAGGCGCTGATGATGGGAAAGATCGGCGACATGCCGAACAAGGCCCGTCGAGTGGCGGAATACCTGCTTGCCAACATGAGGGAGGCGGCCTTCCGGTCCATCGGCGAGGTGGCGGACGAGCTGCGGGTCTCCAAGGCCCAGTTGGTCCGCGTGGCCCGGATGCTGGGCTTCTCGGGCTATTCGGAGCTGAAGGACTGCCTCCAGAAGGCCATCCTGGAGCAGGTGAACCCTGCGGCCATGCTCGCCAAGGCGGTGAATTCCCAGGAGGACCTTCCGGAGACCATCCACAGGATGGAGCACGCCAACCTGGACGATACGTGGACCCAGCTCTCTCCCCAGAACCTGACAGCCTTCTGCGACCTGGTGGAAAACGCCCGGAACCTCTACTGCCTGGGGTGGGGCATCTCCTCCCTGGTGGCGGAATCCTTCCAGGCACGGCTCCGGGTCATGGGGCTCAACGCCTTCCTCCTCAAGAGGGGCACCTTGACCCTTCAGGAGCAGGTGCGGTCCGCGGGGGAACAGGACGTGCTCCTGGTGTGCGAACTCCCCAGCTACGTGGTGGAGGTCACGGAGTCCGTGGAGGCGGCTCACCGGCAGGGGACCCGGGTCATCTCCATCACCGACAGTCCCGCCGCACCGGTCTGCCGGTTCGCGGACCTCTCCCTCTTCGTCTCCGCCGCGTCCCCCACCTTCGGGAGCAGCATCATCGGCCCCCTGTTCCTCATGCACGTGCTGACCTCCGTCCTGGCGGTCCAGCTGGGGGACCGATCCAAGACCGCCCTGGAGGAACAGGCCCGGTTCCTCCACGACGAGCGGATCTTCCACCCCGTATTCGGCCTCCGCTACTGA
- a CDS encoding oxidoreductase, producing the protein MNLPIHDLFRPAVLGTLEVPNRFVASAVHLGGASAKGTLPPLLAARWEALAAGGAGTVIPGAAFVEPRGRFFPGQWNLGEDAREGDVQDLSRRIHRQGARLVVQLAHGGFLGHPELRDGRTWGPSEGTAPTSPLPVQALEERDLEDILDTFAASALRALRGGADGVQIHAAHGTLPMQFLSPRHNRRSDRFGGSPENRRLFLQSLVRRVREALGPTLPLWVKLSFREEVPGGYDEPEGIAAALCCLDAGADALELSSGSHYSLPPLRPTRVGIAAGSSEAPFAPFARELRRLRPHAPLILTGGLRSLEVMASLLQEGVCDAFGLGRPLLAEPDLVNRWREDDARPAACISCNACLKGSDEELRDCPVMRDKTEVFWGAQDLD; encoded by the coding sequence ATGAACCTGCCGATCCACGATCTGTTCCGCCCCGCCGTCCTGGGCACCTTGGAGGTGCCCAATCGCTTCGTCGCCTCCGCGGTCCACCTGGGAGGGGCCTCCGCTAAAGGAACCCTCCCTCCCCTTTTGGCCGCCCGGTGGGAAGCCCTGGCCGCCGGAGGAGCAGGGACGGTGATCCCCGGGGCGGCCTTCGTGGAACCCCGGGGGCGCTTTTTTCCTGGACAGTGGAACCTGGGGGAGGATGCCCGGGAGGGGGACGTTCAAGACCTCTCTCGACGGATCCACCGCCAGGGAGCCCGCCTGGTGGTGCAGCTGGCCCACGGGGGGTTCCTGGGGCATCCGGAACTGCGGGATGGAAGGACCTGGGGCCCCTCGGAGGGGACGGCCCCGACCTCCCCCCTTCCCGTCCAGGCCCTGGAGGAACGGGACCTGGAGGACATCCTGGACACCTTCGCCGCCTCCGCCCTCCGTGCCCTTCGGGGAGGCGCCGACGGGGTCCAGATCCACGCCGCCCACGGGACCCTGCCCATGCAGTTTCTGTCCCCCCGGCACAACCGACGCTCCGACCGCTTCGGAGGTTCCCCCGAGAACCGGCGGCTCTTCCTGCAGTCCCTGGTTCGCCGGGTTCGCGAGGCCCTGGGCCCCACCCTTCCGCTCTGGGTGAAGCTGAGCTTCCGGGAGGAAGTCCCGGGAGGGTACGACGAGCCCGAGGGGATCGCCGCAGCCCTCTGTTGCCTCGACGCGGGGGCGGACGCCCTGGAACTCTCCTCCGGCTCCCACTACTCCCTTCCGCCTCTTCGGCCCACCCGGGTGGGGATCGCCGCGGGGTCCTCCGAGGCTCCCTTTGCCCCCTTCGCCCGGGAACTGCGCCGTCTGCGCCCCCACGCACCCCTGATCCTCACGGGGGGGCTTCGGAGCCTGGAGGTCATGGCCTCCCTGCTGCAGGAGGGGGTCTGCGACGCCTTCGGGCTGGGCCGTCCCCTGTTGGCCGAACCGGACCTGGTAAACCGCTGGAGGGAGGACGACGCGCGCCCCGCAGCCTGCATTTCCTGCAACGCCTGTCTGAAGGGCTCGGACGAAGAACTGCGGGACTGCCCCGTCATGAGGGACAAGACGGAGGTCTTCTGGGGGGCTCAAGACCTGGACTGA
- a CDS encoding ImmA/IrrE family metallo-endopeptidase, with the protein MLDLRHEDLPMDLWGLHLVRGNRGRILINCHLPPLWRRFTLFHELFHLLYHRKGERFWSRTFQPLSRFEHEADCFAWAAIWPEWSGGDYAQWD; encoded by the coding sequence GTGCTGGACCTGCGGCACGAAGACCTCCCCATGGACCTATGGGGACTCCATCTGGTCCGGGGAAACCGGGGGCGCATCCTGATCAACTGCCACCTCCCCCCCCTGTGGCGACGCTTCACCCTGTTTCACGAACTCTTCCACCTCCTCTACCACCGCAAGGGAGAGCGTTTCTGGAGCCGTACCTTCCAGCCCCTGAGCCGCTTCGAACACGAGGCGGACTGCTTCGCCTGGGCCGCCATCTGGCCCGAGTGGTCCGGGGGCGATTACGCCCAATGGGACTGA
- a CDS encoding helix-turn-helix transcriptional regulator, with product MSLGRRIKSLRRALDLTQQNLADKVEVSRIYIQALESNRRLPSMKLLNRLAPALGVEVADLVQDLSSERPGRMQLEEVLASGELEVWYRSHKLSGQELRRVHRIIEAALEEWDEEAEGDAPNHP from the coding sequence ATGAGTCTGGGAAGGCGCATCAAATCCCTGCGGCGGGCCCTGGACCTGACCCAACAGAATTTGGCGGACAAGGTCGAGGTGAGCCGCATCTACATCCAAGCCCTGGAGAGCAACCGCAGGCTGCCCTCCATGAAGCTCCTGAACCGCCTGGCCCCTGCCCTGGGAGTGGAGGTGGCGGACCTGGTGCAGGACCTTTCCTCCGAGCGTCCCGGGAGGATGCAGCTGGAGGAGGTCCTGGCCTCGGGTGAGTTGGAGGTCTGGTATCGCAGCCACAAGCTCAGCGGGCAGGAGCTTCGGAGGGTGCATCGGATCATCGAGGCGGCCCTGGAAGAATGGGACGAGGAGGCGGAGGGCGACGCCCCGAACCACCCCTGA
- a CDS encoding triphosphoribosyl-dephospho-CoA synthase, protein MNASPHGGMTAPQNRTMTPDPRSVKTGVTLETLLGALASEATAAEILVSPKPGLVDPRDSGCHKDMDWTTFLLSAAALAPHWGPQARPGLEGDPPSSAFPLLRERGRLMERDMFAATGGVNTHKGLIFALSLWLYAAGHTLRRGQLGTPETLGALAGSPVAGCVERELHPLRETLPPRPLTHGERLFLEHGVTGIRGEAERGFPGVVHRGLPALREARSAGASRNDAALAALLALMSSCEDSNVIHRGGYPFWVGPYLQEVARAREAFDPPRGNHEALLPLDRLLRAHRVSPGGAADLLACTLFVDPLLSPLAANPFRCIFKGNILTEKGGCSP, encoded by the coding sequence ATGAACGCTTCACCCCATGGCGGGATGACCGCTCCTCAAAACCGGACTATGACCCCCGATCCGCGGAGCGTCAAGACCGGCGTGACCCTGGAGACCCTCCTGGGTGCCCTGGCCTCGGAAGCCACCGCGGCGGAAATCCTGGTCTCCCCGAAGCCGGGGCTCGTGGACCCTCGGGACTCGGGGTGCCACAAGGACATGGACTGGACCACCTTCCTGCTGAGCGCCGCCGCCCTGGCCCCCCACTGGGGACCCCAGGCCCGCCCGGGTCTGGAGGGGGACCCCCCTTCCTCGGCCTTCCCTCTCCTGCGAGAGAGGGGGCGCCTCATGGAGCGGGACATGTTCGCCGCCACGGGAGGGGTGAACACCCACAAAGGACTGATCTTCGCCCTGTCCCTGTGGCTCTACGCCGCGGGGCACACCCTCCGCCGGGGACAGCTCGGGACGCCGGAAACCCTGGGGGCCCTGGCGGGGTCCCCCGTGGCGGGCTGCGTGGAGCGGGAACTGCACCCTCTGCGGGAGACCCTGCCCCCTCGGCCCCTCACCCACGGGGAACGGCTCTTCCTGGAACATGGGGTCACGGGCATCCGGGGGGAAGCGGAGCGGGGCTTTCCCGGCGTCGTCCACCGGGGCCTTCCGGCCCTTCGGGAGGCCCGAAGCGCGGGGGCCTCCCGCAACGATGCGGCCCTGGCGGCCCTTCTGGCCCTCATGTCCTCCTGCGAGGACAGCAACGTGATCCACCGGGGAGGGTATCCCTTCTGGGTGGGTCCCTACCTCCAGGAGGTGGCGCGAGCCCGGGAGGCCTTCGACCCCCCTCGAGGCAACCACGAAGCCCTCCTCCCCCTGGACCGCCTCCTGCGCGCCCATCGGGTCAGCCCGGGGGGCGCGGCGGATCTTTTGGCCTGCACCCTCTTCGTGGATCCCCTCCTCTCCCCCTTGGCAGCAAACCCTTTTCGTTGTATCTTCAAAGGCAACATTCTCACCGAGAAGGGGGGCTGTTCCCCATGA
- a CDS encoding aminoacyl-tRNA deacylase, with translation MEEHPAGPVGRVEARLRQLGYEGPLHRTEDTIFTVEDASRSVGAPAEHILKSLLVRVDRGPLALVLLSGPNRVDLKKAKALLGARTVTLADPETVVALTGFRPGGVPPLGYEEQPPTLLDQDLFAYPVVWAAAGDDHTFFPVAPETLREYTGGARADVRKA, from the coding sequence ATGGAAGAGCATCCGGCGGGTCCGGTGGGGCGGGTGGAGGCGCGGCTGAGGCAGTTGGGCTACGAGGGTCCCCTGCACCGAACGGAGGACACGATCTTTACGGTGGAGGACGCTTCCCGTTCCGTGGGAGCCCCGGCGGAACACATCCTCAAGAGCCTGCTGGTCCGGGTGGACCGGGGGCCCCTGGCCCTGGTCCTCCTGTCGGGACCGAACCGGGTGGACCTCAAGAAGGCCAAGGCTCTCCTGGGGGCGCGCACGGTGACCCTGGCGGACCCGGAGACGGTGGTGGCCCTCACGGGCTTTCGTCCCGGAGGGGTGCCTCCCCTGGGTTACGAGGAGCAGCCCCCCACCCTCCTGGACCAGGACCTGTTCGCCTACCCCGTGGTCTGGGCGGCGGCGGGGGACGACCACACCTTCTTCCCCGTGGCCCCGGAGACCCTCCGGGAGTACACGGGAGGGGCGAGGGCGGACGTCCGGAAGGCATAG
- a CDS encoding PPC domain-containing DNA-binding protein, whose translation MRYSLTDELFALRLTEGEELHASIAKACQEYHCDSAVVLGGLGMVRNVTFGWFTGTEYLTEVHDEIFELSALSGDVSYKDDTLYPHLHMVVNRRDHSVLGGHCLRAVVDHNMEVFLKPVHSIQFRREFDGWFAALAPAKR comes from the coding sequence ATGCGGTACAGCCTGACGGATGAACTGTTCGCCCTGCGTCTGACGGAGGGGGAGGAGCTCCACGCCTCCATCGCCAAGGCCTGTCAGGAATACCACTGCGATTCCGCGGTGGTCCTGGGGGGACTCGGAATGGTGCGGAATGTGACCTTCGGGTGGTTCACGGGCACCGAATACCTGACGGAGGTCCACGACGAGATCTTCGAGCTGTCCGCCCTGAGCGGAGACGTGAGCTACAAGGACGACACCCTCTACCCCCATCTCCACATGGTGGTGAACCGCCGGGACCACTCCGTCCTGGGGGGACACTGTCTCCGGGCGGTGGTGGACCACAACATGGAGGTGTTCCTCAAGCCGGTGCACTCCATCCAGTTCCGACGGGAGTTCGACGGCTGGTTCGCCGCCCTGGCTCCGGCGAAGCGCTGA
- a CDS encoding asparaginase, with protein MEPTGKIALVIAGSTLGQFEASPQEAIRALLPEALAPLCDVVEWSRQPSSHYTIRLTTDLLEMLRSLVRDGYGGIVVASGTDVMEEMAYLTDLLWPYPQPVVFTGASSPARRSSNEGIVNLQQSLIAAASRPAWGLGVLVCSRGELFAASEVAKVYSHRGQDFMAPGTGPVGEVVLEDLYIGRTPRRPAALSDLVIPAKDVELLWASLGGGELILASLARTEGLNGLVLGGFGTGNVPPPWIPHLKTLIRRHVSVVVASRCQMGRVLPLYDFEASAKRLFEMGVLDGGNLRPLQARLRLAVGLGAGMDPRELQSYLQG; from the coding sequence GTGGAACCCACGGGCAAGATCGCCCTGGTCATCGCCGGCAGCACCCTGGGACAGTTCGAGGCGTCTCCGCAGGAGGCGATTCGGGCGCTCCTCCCGGAGGCGCTGGCTCCCCTTTGCGACGTGGTGGAATGGAGCCGCCAGCCCAGCAGCCACTACACCATCCGCCTCACCACGGACCTGCTGGAGATGCTCCGCTCCCTGGTCCGGGACGGCTACGGGGGCATCGTGGTGGCCAGCGGCACCGACGTGATGGAGGAGATGGCCTACCTGACGGACCTCCTCTGGCCCTACCCCCAGCCGGTGGTGTTCACCGGCGCCAGCTCCCCGGCGAGACGGAGCAGCAACGAGGGGATCGTGAACCTCCAGCAGTCCCTTATCGCTGCGGCGTCCCGCCCCGCCTGGGGGTTGGGGGTGCTGGTGTGCTCGCGAGGAGAGCTCTTCGCCGCCTCGGAGGTGGCCAAGGTCTACAGCCACCGGGGACAGGACTTCATGGCTCCCGGCACGGGGCCGGTGGGAGAGGTGGTGCTGGAGGACCTCTACATCGGGCGGACCCCCCGGCGTCCCGCCGCCCTGAGCGACCTGGTGATCCCGGCCAAGGACGTGGAACTCCTCTGGGCCAGCCTGGGGGGTGGGGAACTGATCCTGGCCTCCCTGGCCCGGACGGAGGGGCTCAACGGCCTGGTACTGGGAGGCTTCGGCACGGGAAACGTCCCGCCGCCCTGGATCCCCCACCTCAAGACCCTGATCCGCCGCCACGTATCCGTGGTGGTGGCCTCCCGCTGCCAGATGGGACGGGTCCTCCCCCTCTACGACTTCGAAGCCTCCGCCAAGAGGCTCTTCGAGATGGGGGTCCTGGACGGAGGGAACCTGCGCCCCCTCCAGGCCCGGCTTCGCCTGGCCGTGGGGCTGGGGGCGGGGATGGATCCCCGGGAGCTTCAATCCTATCTGCAGGGATAG